One segment of Pseudodesulfovibrio sp. 5S69 DNA contains the following:
- a CDS encoding manganese-dependent inorganic pyrophosphatase: MAILVVGHKNPDTDTVASAIGAADLYSKRGMEAKAVTQGEIAPESAFVLEKFGVAVPEIVTDATDKQIILVDHTDISQTIDNLDKGELLAVVDHHKLGDITTSGPLEMWVWPVGCSATVLKSMYDFYNVEIPANIAGIMLCAILSDTVMFKSVTCTDADKAAVEALAKIAGVDDVMALGMEMFKVKSAVDGASASELVFRDYKDFDMSGNKVGIGQLEVVDLSMLDAHKDALQAEIEKVKADGRHSVFLLLTDIMKEGSEMLIASDDPSVVEKAFGIATKGEPVYLDGVMSRKKQVAPNFIKAFEG; this comes from the coding sequence ATGGCTATTTTGGTTGTTGGACACAAGAATCCCGATACCGACACCGTCGCTTCCGCGATCGGTGCCGCCGACCTGTACAGCAAACGTGGTATGGAGGCCAAGGCCGTGACCCAGGGCGAGATCGCTCCGGAGAGCGCCTTCGTGCTCGAGAAGTTCGGCGTTGCCGTTCCCGAGATCGTCACCGACGCCACCGACAAGCAGATCATCCTGGTCGACCACACCGACATTTCCCAGACCATCGACAACCTGGACAAGGGCGAGCTCCTTGCCGTCGTCGACCACCACAAGCTGGGTGACATCACCACCTCCGGCCCGCTGGAAATGTGGGTCTGGCCCGTGGGCTGTTCCGCCACCGTGCTGAAGTCCATGTACGACTTCTACAACGTCGAGATCCCGGCCAACATCGCCGGCATCATGCTGTGCGCCATCCTGAGCGACACCGTCATGTTCAAGTCCGTCACCTGCACCGACGCCGACAAGGCCGCCGTCGAAGCCCTGGCCAAGATCGCCGGTGTGGACGACGTCATGGCTCTGGGCATGGAGATGTTCAAGGTCAAGTCCGCCGTTGACGGCGCTTCCGCCAGCGAGCTGGTCTTCCGCGACTACAAGGACTTCGACATGTCCGGCAACAAGGTCGGCATCGGCCAGTTGGAAGTCGTGGACCTGTCCATGCTCGACGCCCACAAGGACGCCCTGCAGGCCGAGATCGAGAAGGTCAAGGCCGATGGCCGTCACTCCGTCTTCCTGCTCCTGACCGACATCATGAAGGAAGGCTCCGAGATGCTCATCGCCTCCGACGATCCGTCCGTGGTCGAGAAGGCCTTCGGCATCGCCACCAAAGGCGAGCCCGTGTACCTTGACGGCGTGATGAGCCGCAAGAAACAGGTCGCCCCCAACTTCATCAAGGCCTTCGAAGGCTAA